The sequence below is a genomic window from Arthrobacter sp. U41.
TTTGCTTGAGGTCCGCCTCGGAGAACTGGAACATGGCGAGGAACCGGTTGACGGACTTCTTCGTGGCGCTGAACGCCAGGCTGTCAGGCAGCGCGTTGACCGCGTGGGAGACCGTGTCGGCGTCGTCGAGGTCCTCGAGCATCTGGTTGTAGGAGACGAAGCCGGGCCCCTTGGCCCAGGCGACCTCGCCGGAATCGGCCCGCTCTTCGCCGGTCAGCACCTTCAGGAGAGTGGACTTGCCGCTGCCGTTGGAGCCGAGGACCACAATCCGGTTGCCCCGGCGGATCTCGAAGGACAGATCGTCGAACAGCAGCTTCTCGCCGTACGACTTGCCCAGACCCTCCACCCGGCAGAGAACATCCTTGACGTGCAGGCCGCCATAGATCTCGGTGACAATCTGGTCGACGGGACGGGGTGTGCGGGACTTCTTGATCTTGGCCAGCTGGTTGCCCAGGCCGCGGCTGGCCTCCTTGGCCGCCTCGCGGCGGTCGGCGATCCCTTCGGCCTCAAAGGCCAGGAGTTCGGATTCGTGCACAAACTGCTGCTCAAGGGTCTTGAGGCGGAACTGTTTTTGCACCACGTATTCGCCGAAGTTTCCCGGGTATTCGTGCAGGTGGAAGTTCTCCACCTCGATGATCCGGGTGACGACGGCGTCCAGGAATTTCCGGTCGTGCGAGACGATGATGGCGGCGCCCTTGAAGTCCCGGAACCAGCTTTCGAGCCATTCGACGCCCGCCACGTCCAGGAAGTTGGTGGGCTCATCGAGCAGCAGCACGTCGGGGCCCTCGAGCAGGATCTTGGCCAGGGCCGCACGGTTTCGCCAGCCCCCGGACAGCTCGTCGATCGCGCAGTTGCGGTGGGCCTCGTCGAAGCCCAAGGTGGTCAGGACGGTGTCGATGTGCCGCGGGTAGTCCCAGCCGTCGAGCCGTTCCATGTCCTCGAACAGCTCCGCCTGGCGGCTGATCAGCCGGTCGAGTTCGGCTTCCGCGGGATCAGCCGCGATGGAGATGTCGATGGCGGCCAGTTCAGCCTCAACCTCTTTGACCGCGGAAAACAGCGCATCGAGCACTTCACGAATAGTGGCTTCGCCATTGAGTTCGGAAAACTGGGAGAAGTAGCCCACTTTGGTGCCCAGTTCCAGGGTGACCGTACCGGTGTCCGGCGCCACCTGGTCCAGGACCAGTTTGAGGATGGTCGTCTTACCGGAGCCGTTCTTGCCGATCAGGCCCACGCGGTCGCCGGCCTCGAGGCGGAAGAAGGCCTCGCGGAGAATCTGGGTGTTGTCGAAGCGCACACTGACGTCTTGCAGCCGGATCAGGCTCATGGGTGTTTCTCTTTCGATGTGGGGTTCAGAACGGCACTGGCGCGGATGGCGGAGCGTGGCACTTAACGGGTTGCGAGCCGCCACAGCGAGGTGACCTCGGCCGTGCGGGCCTCGAACAGCGGATCGTTGCGGTCGGATGCCTTGGGGTGGGTTGGCTTGGTGTCGTACCGTTCCA
It includes:
- a CDS encoding ABC-F family ATP-binding cassette domain-containing protein; its protein translation is MSLIRLQDVSVRFDNTQILREAFFRLEAGDRVGLIGKNGSGKTTILKLVLDQVAPDTGTVTLELGTKVGYFSQFSELNGEATIREVLDALFSAVKEVEAELAAIDISIAADPAEAELDRLISRQAELFEDMERLDGWDYPRHIDTVLTTLGFDEAHRNCAIDELSGGWRNRAALAKILLEGPDVLLLDEPTNFLDVAGVEWLESWFRDFKGAAIIVSHDRKFLDAVVTRIIEVENFHLHEYPGNFGEYVVQKQFRLKTLEQQFVHESELLAFEAEGIADRREAAKEASRGLGNQLAKIKKSRTPRPVDQIVTEIYGGLHVKDVLCRVEGLGKSYGEKLLFDDLSFEIRRGNRIVVLGSNGSGKSTLLKVLTGEERADSGEVAWAKGPGFVSYNQMLEDLDDADTVSHAVNALPDSLAFSATKKSVNRFLAMFQFSEADLKQKIGNLSGGQKARVAMAQCLLSGASVLLLDEPTNHLDMSSTQVMERALVHFPGAVVVVSHDRFFSEKIANRHLVFGADGAAPGEIDVRVA